One window from the genome of Thermoflexus hugenholtzii JAD2 encodes:
- a CDS encoding WXG100 family type VII secretion target translates to MGAQDPRGLQVEPEAVREIARALRRGAREWETLAQRAQGHGNALGEIARAVPGEQFRAFWARQYPRWQRGVEYLTRMAEALERAMDRMEEAFRMAARMVQEAPTAERGALPFVPLALSPEGYPRAVDATGRPLQSQFEARVSTTQLLQLGVSEASLRSLLGLREGQPLPESIPWSAACGPVGLSMAASAVLGRSVPVEAAIASTLRTADASLQQSIRENIQARPGKGSLGFYTGIHDLIRAAGELGLKGEPAWVPNGEQDSEGLWRSLQERLGRGEALMALVRIQEKRGLQVGDGLLTSHQASDSVSHWVAVQGLEERPDGRYVVIGNPYFNRSERYRWEDFLAAVDGQARKERWWVLAFSKGEGHSGGRLP, encoded by the coding sequence ATGGGCGCGCAGGATCCTCGCGGGCTGCAGGTGGAGCCGGAGGCGGTTCGGGAGATCGCCCGGGCGTTGCGGCGGGGGGCCCGGGAATGGGAGACCCTGGCTCAGCGAGCCCAGGGGCACGGAAACGCGCTGGGGGAGATCGCCCGGGCGGTGCCCGGGGAACAGTTCCGCGCCTTCTGGGCTCGGCAGTATCCCCGCTGGCAACGTGGCGTGGAGTATCTGACGCGCATGGCCGAGGCCCTGGAACGGGCCATGGACCGGATGGAGGAGGCCTTCCGGATGGCAGCCCGGATGGTGCAGGAGGCCCCTACGGCGGAGCGCGGGGCGTTGCCCTTCGTGCCCCTCGCCCTGAGCCCGGAGGGGTATCCCCGCGCGGTGGATGCTACCGGACGCCCCCTGCAAAGCCAGTTCGAGGCCCGCGTCTCCACGACCCAGCTGCTCCAGCTGGGGGTTTCGGAGGCTTCCCTCCGGTCCTTGCTGGGGCTCCGGGAAGGACAACCGTTGCCGGAGTCCATTCCGTGGAGCGCGGCCTGCGGTCCGGTGGGGCTGAGCATGGCCGCCAGCGCGGTGCTGGGCCGCTCCGTCCCGGTGGAGGCGGCGATCGCCAGCACGCTGCGCACCGCGGATGCTTCGCTTCAGCAATCGATTCGCGAGAACATTCAAGCCCGTCCGGGCAAGGGGAGCCTCGGCTTCTACACCGGGATCCATGACTTGATCCGAGCGGCGGGCGAACTGGGGTTAAAGGGAGAGCCGGCTTGGGTGCCGAATGGAGAACAGGATTCGGAGGGGCTGTGGCGGAGCTTGCAGGAGCGCCTCGGCCGCGGGGAGGCCCTGATGGCCCTGGTGCGCATTCAAGAGAAACGCGGCCTGCAGGTGGGGGATGGTCTTCTGACTTCCCATCAGGCTTCAGACTCCGTCTCCCACTGGGTTGCGGTGCAGGGGCTGGAGGAGAGGCCAGATGGACGCTATGTGGTGATCGGCAATCCCTATTTCAACCGCTCCGAGCGCTACCGCTGGGAGGATTTCCTCGCTGCTGTGGATGGTCAGGCTCGGAAAGAGCGATGGTGGGTGCTGGCCTTTTCGAAGGGGGAAGGCCATTCCGGAGGGAGGTTGCCATGA
- a CDS encoding sigma-70 family RNA polymerase sigma factor, which translates to MSRDRMAQAFADFDRIQQLVERAATRLLRVLDLPSWLDPEDVMQEGFRIVCEAVERWDPERARFTTYLYLHLDLFLRRAILRRLRGHAECPLWEEEEESGDGIHETVEAREELEALQRALQCLKEEMPLAFAVVVRYFGLEGHAPCAITKIERQLGLTRGEGQGWLQRGLDRLRSLLQERDGEGKGG; encoded by the coding sequence ATGAGCAGGGACCGCATGGCGCAGGCCTTTGCGGACTTCGATCGCATCCAGCAACTCGTGGAGCGGGCCGCCACCCGTCTCTTGCGCGTCCTGGACCTCCCCTCGTGGCTGGATCCGGAGGATGTGATGCAGGAAGGGTTCCGGATCGTTTGCGAGGCGGTCGAGCGATGGGATCCCGAGCGGGCACGCTTCACCACGTATCTTTACCTCCACCTGGACCTGTTTCTGCGTCGGGCGATCCTGCGGCGCCTGAGAGGGCATGCCGAGTGCCCGTTGTGGGAGGAAGAGGAGGAGTCCGGGGATGGGATCCATGAAACAGTGGAAGCACGGGAGGAGCTGGAGGCGCTGCAGCGTGCCCTACAATGCCTGAAGGAGGAGATGCCCCTGGCCTTCGCGGTGGTGGTGCGCTATTTCGGGCTGGAGGGGCATGCCCCATGTGCGATCACGAAGATCGAGCGGCAGCTGGGGTTGACCCGAGGGGAGGGCCAGGGCTGGCTGCAGAGAGGCCTGGACCGCCTGCGGTCGCTGCTCCAGGAGAGGGATGGGGAGGGAAAGGGAGGCTGA
- the trpS gene encoding tryptophan--tRNA ligase — MGNKKRVLTGDRPTGPLHLGHYVGTLANRVRLQDQYEVFLLIADYHALTTRPEKADILASREYIREIVLDYLAVGIDPEKTTIYLQSDVPEVCELTLLFSMLVTLPRVERIPTLKDMIRDQKIENPSMGLMLYPILQAADILHVKAEIVPVGKDQESHVELCREIARRFNSLYGEVFPEPEALIGDVPTLPGIDGRAKMSKSLGNAIFLSDPPEEVARKVMQMFTDPTRIRPDIPADPDAPHNVVFRYHEAFNDDKAEVEELKARYRQGKVGDVEVKRRLIAALERFLAPIRERRAYYAARPQLIDEILAAGAAKVRPISQATLAEAREAMGLSARRLAELKAQLP; from the coding sequence ATGGGGAACAAAAAACGCGTGCTGACCGGCGATCGGCCCACCGGGCCGCTCCATCTGGGCCACTACGTGGGAACCCTGGCCAACCGGGTCCGGCTGCAGGACCAGTATGAGGTCTTCCTCCTCATTGCCGATTATCACGCGCTCACCACCCGACCCGAGAAGGCGGACATCCTGGCCTCCCGGGAATACATCCGGGAGATCGTGCTGGATTACCTGGCCGTGGGCATCGACCCCGAGAAGACCACCATCTATTTGCAGTCCGACGTCCCCGAGGTTTGCGAGCTCACCTTGCTCTTCTCCATGCTGGTCACCCTGCCTCGTGTGGAGCGCATCCCCACCCTGAAGGACATGATCCGGGACCAGAAGATCGAGAACCCCTCGATGGGTCTGATGCTTTACCCCATCCTCCAGGCGGCGGACATCCTCCACGTGAAGGCGGAGATCGTCCCGGTAGGGAAAGACCAGGAATCCCACGTGGAGCTGTGCCGGGAGATCGCCCGCCGCTTCAACAGCCTCTACGGGGAGGTCTTCCCGGAGCCCGAGGCCCTGATCGGGGACGTGCCCACCCTTCCGGGGATCGACGGCCGGGCCAAGATGAGCAAATCCCTGGGCAACGCCATCTTCCTCAGCGATCCCCCTGAGGAGGTCGCCCGCAAGGTCATGCAGATGTTCACCGACCCGACCCGCATCCGGCCGGATATCCCGGCGGACCCCGATGCACCGCACAACGTGGTGTTCCGCTACCACGAGGCCTTCAACGACGACAAAGCCGAGGTGGAGGAGCTCAAGGCGCGCTATCGCCAGGGAAAGGTGGGCGATGTGGAGGTCAAGCGCCGGCTGATCGCCGCCCTCGAACGGTTCCTTGCGCCCATCCGCGAGCGGCGGGCGTATTATGCCGCGCGGCCTCAGCTTATCGACGAGATCCTGGCCGCCGGCGCAGCGAAGGTCCGCCCCATCTCCCAGGCCACCCTGGCGGAGGCCCGGGAGGCGATGGGCCTGAGCGCCCGTCGCCTGGCCGAGCTGAAAGCCCAGCTGCCGTAA
- a CDS encoding ATPase, T2SS/T4P/T4SS family gives MFPEIRAETIGSLGSTEATLPLEALRAALSRNTGGRPAGVADALRAAQEVLGPAAAPATLARAALAVLDWEELFPILSDPAVEDFALHHRRYLWVFRGGSWARWGEVQDPDRLMGGIRRLCERYGIRTPGDVKPAAEGSFSIDLPEPIGFLTVRISWSAPPLVPSDCLTVRLARPGRAPGLSDLVAGGVLTPEAARYLLGVLRRRGTLIIAGPTGCGKTTLARALLREVGQEFRLVIIEDSYELMVFWDGRPESDPGNVVHKLTRQKLPGEEIVPFSAFDLIVMALRERPDGIVVGEARGPEAFEILRAANTGHGPQVTTMHTDSVQRVWSRYLQMAQAHPEARDLPVRTIAMMFAEAVAAVVVMGYREGPGGGQRFVEAIAEVLPFVEGDSDQPALRTVFQRTGEGLRPASRPARPRFTAEELGLTDLPWGAGAAVW, from the coding sequence ATGTTCCCGGAGATCCGGGCGGAGACCATCGGGTCGCTTGGTTCCACAGAGGCCACGCTGCCCCTGGAAGCCCTCCGGGCGGCCCTTTCCCGGAACACCGGAGGACGTCCGGCAGGGGTGGCAGACGCCCTGCGGGCGGCCCAGGAGGTGTTGGGGCCGGCGGCGGCTCCAGCGACGCTGGCCCGGGCCGCCCTGGCCGTCCTGGACTGGGAGGAGCTGTTTCCCATCCTGAGCGACCCCGCGGTGGAGGATTTCGCCCTCCACCACCGGCGCTATCTGTGGGTCTTCCGAGGCGGAAGCTGGGCGCGCTGGGGGGAGGTGCAGGATCCAGATCGCCTGATGGGGGGAATCCGCCGGCTGTGTGAGCGCTATGGGATCCGCACGCCGGGGGATGTGAAGCCGGCCGCCGAGGGATCTTTTTCCATCGATCTCCCGGAGCCCATCGGCTTCCTGACCGTGCGGATCTCCTGGTCGGCCCCGCCGCTGGTCCCCTCGGATTGTTTGACGGTGCGCCTGGCCCGTCCCGGCCGGGCACCCGGGCTGTCTGATCTGGTGGCGGGAGGGGTGCTCACCCCGGAGGCGGCCCGTTATCTGCTGGGGGTGCTGCGGCGGCGGGGGACTCTGATCATCGCCGGGCCCACCGGCTGCGGCAAGACCACCCTGGCCCGGGCGCTGCTGCGGGAGGTGGGCCAGGAGTTCCGCCTGGTGATCATCGAGGACTCCTACGAGCTGATGGTGTTCTGGGACGGCCGCCCAGAGAGCGACCCGGGGAACGTGGTGCACAAGCTCACCCGACAGAAGCTGCCGGGCGAGGAGATCGTCCCCTTCTCGGCCTTCGATCTGATCGTGATGGCCCTGCGGGAGCGTCCCGACGGCATCGTGGTGGGCGAGGCCCGGGGGCCGGAAGCCTTTGAGATCCTGCGGGCGGCCAACACCGGCCATGGCCCCCAGGTGACCACCATGCACACCGACAGCGTCCAGCGGGTGTGGTCACGTTACCTCCAGATGGCCCAGGCCCATCCGGAGGCCCGAGATCTTCCGGTCCGAACCATTGCCATGATGTTCGCCGAGGCGGTGGCGGCGGTGGTGGTGATGGGTTACCGGGAGGGGCCGGGCGGGGGGCAGCGCTTCGTGGAGGCCATCGCGGAGGTCTTACCCTTCGTGGAGGGCGATTCCGATCAGCCGGCCCTGCGGACAGTCTTTCAGCGGACGGGGGAGGGGCTGCGACCGGCCTCCCGGCCCGCGCGGCCGCGCTTTACGGCGGAGGAGCTGGGGCTGACGGATCTGCCCTGGGGAGCGGGTGCGGCGGTCTGGTGA
- a CDS encoding sigma-70 family RNA polymerase sigma factor — protein MERRNRPILPDEEEELENEELWGEPWDEEALEAEAEWAELDEETSLPVLGELAEDRDLISLYFREVTDHPLLTAEEEKELAMRMARGREAARRLARDGNLPPDVRQRLERLVEEGRQAREKLITSNFRLVISVAKKYQGLGVPLLDLIQEGNLGLMKAVERFDPKRGRRFSTYATWWIRQAITRALAMQARTIRLPIHAQEQLRKAQRIAHQIEQEAGRPATPEEVAERLGTATDKVEWLWNAARPLLSLEEPMDEEGETTLEGAIRDAESPAPDEVVADQLLREQIEELLNELPSRHARVLRLRYGFEDGRSYTLEEVAQRFGLSRERIRQIEAEALRYLRKQMKVRQMREFLKAA, from the coding sequence ATGGAGCGTCGAAACCGTCCGATCCTCCCCGATGAGGAGGAGGAGCTGGAAAACGAGGAGCTCTGGGGCGAGCCCTGGGACGAAGAGGCCCTTGAGGCGGAGGCGGAATGGGCCGAGCTCGATGAGGAAACCTCCCTCCCGGTCCTGGGCGAGCTGGCGGAGGATCGGGATCTTATCTCCCTGTATTTTCGGGAGGTGACCGACCATCCGTTGCTGACCGCTGAGGAGGAAAAGGAGCTGGCCATGCGGATGGCCCGGGGGCGTGAGGCCGCCCGCCGCTTGGCCCGGGATGGGAACCTCCCGCCCGATGTCCGCCAGCGCCTGGAGCGGCTGGTGGAAGAGGGCCGCCAGGCCCGGGAGAAGCTGATCACCTCGAACTTCCGCCTGGTCATCAGCGTGGCCAAGAAATATCAGGGCCTTGGCGTGCCCCTGCTCGATCTGATCCAGGAGGGCAACTTGGGTCTGATGAAGGCCGTGGAGCGCTTCGACCCCAAGCGGGGCCGCCGCTTCTCGACCTATGCCACCTGGTGGATCCGCCAGGCCATCACCCGGGCCCTGGCGATGCAAGCGCGCACCATTCGCTTGCCCATCCACGCTCAGGAGCAGCTGCGCAAGGCCCAGCGGATCGCCCATCAAATCGAGCAGGAAGCCGGCCGCCCGGCTACGCCGGAGGAGGTAGCGGAACGGCTGGGCACAGCCACCGATAAGGTGGAGTGGCTCTGGAACGCCGCCCGGCCCCTGCTCTCTCTGGAGGAGCCGATGGACGAGGAGGGAGAGACCACCCTGGAGGGAGCGATCCGGGACGCCGAGAGCCCGGCTCCCGATGAGGTGGTCGCGGACCAGCTCTTGCGGGAGCAGATCGAAGAGCTGCTCAATGAGCTCCCGAGCCGCCACGCCCGCGTGTTGCGCCTGCGCTACGGCTTTGAGGACGGCCGTTCCTACACCCTGGAGGAGGTCGCCCAGCGGTTCGGCCTCAGCCGGGAGCGGATCCGCCAAATCGAGGCGGAAGCACTGCGCTACCTGCGCAAGCAGATGAAGGTCCGCCAGATGCGGGAGTTCCTCAAGGCGGCATGA